A section of the Acanthochromis polyacanthus isolate Apoly-LR-REF ecotype Palm Island chromosome 1, KAUST_Apoly_ChrSc, whole genome shotgun sequence genome encodes:
- the pabpc4 gene encoding polyadenylate-binding protein 4, whose translation MNTATGSYPMASLYVGDLHPDITEAMLYEKFSPAGPVLSIRVCRDMITRRSLGYAYVNFSQPADAERALDTMNFDVVKGKPIRIMWSQRDPSLRKSGVGNVFIKNLDKSIDNKALYDTFSAFGNILSCKVVCDENGSKGYAFVHFETQDAADRAIEKMNGMLLNDRKVFVGRFKSRKEREAELGAKAKEFTNVYIKNFGDDMDDDRLKELFDKYGKTLSVKVMTDPSGKSRGFGFVSYEKHEDANKAVEDMNGTELNGKTVFVGRAQKKMERQAELKRKFELLKQERISRYQGVNLYIKNLDDTIDDEKLRKEFSPFGSITSAKVMLEEGRSKGFGFVCFSSPEEATKAVTEMNGRIVGSKPLYVALAQRKEERKAHLTNQYMQRIAGMRAMPANAIINQFQPTSGYFMPAVPQAQNRTTYYAPNQLAQMRPNPRWQQQGGRGQGGFQGIPGSLRQPGPRSNLRHMTPSNTQGPRAAGQAMGPRPSMGVPGPRAMPPYKYASGVRNPNPQVVQPIALQQAQPAVHVQGQEPLTASMLAAAPPQEQKQMLGERLFPLIQAMHANLAGKITGMLLEIDNSELLHMLESHESLRSKVEEAVAVLQAHQAKKDATQKVGGLTTTAAAATS comes from the exons ATGAACACAGCGACGGGGAGTTATCCGATGGCTTCTCTCTACGTTGGCGACCTGCACCCAGACATCACCGAGGCGATGCTGTACGAGAAATTCAGCCCCGCCGGACCGGTGCTCTCCATTCGGGTCTGCAGAGACATGATCACCCGGCGCTCCCTCGGATACGCTTATGTGAACTTCTCCCAGCCGGCTGACG CCGAGAGAGCCCTGGACACCATGAACTTTGACGTGGTCAAAGGGAAGCCAATCAGAATCATGTGGTCCCAAAGAGACCCCTCCCTCAGGAAGTCGGGCGTAGGCAACGTGTTTATCAAGAACCTCGACAAGTCCATTGACAACAAAGCCCTGTACGACACCTTCTCTGCCTTCGGCAACATCCTCTCCTGCAAG GTGGTGTGTGATGAAAACGGCTCCAAGGGCTACGCATTCGTCCATTTCGAGACCCAGGATGCAGCTGATCGTGCTATTGAGAAGATGAACGGCATGCTTCTGAATGACCGCAAGGT GTTTGTGGGTCGTTTCAAATCTCGCAAAGAACGGGAGGCTGAACTTGGCGCCAAAGCCAAGGAGTTCACCAACGTCTACATCAAGAACTTTGGGGATGATATGGATGATGATCGGCTGAAGGAGCTTTTCGACAAATATG GTAAAACACTCAGCGTGAAGGTGATGACAGATCCCTCCGGCAAATCCAGAGGCTTTGGATTTGTTAGTTATGAGAAACACGAGGATGCTAACAAG GCTGTAGAGGACATGAATGGCACTGAACTCAATGGCAAGACTGTGTTTGTGGGCAGAGCTCAGAAGAAAATGGAGCGACAGGCGGAGCTGAAGAGAAAGTTTGAGCTGCTGAAGCAGGAACGGATCAGTCGTTATCAG gGAGTTAATCTTtacatcaaaaacctggatgacACCATTGATGATGAGAAACTGCGTAAGGAGTTCTCTCCATTCGGATCCATTACAAGTGCTAAG gTGATGCTGGAGGAGGGCCGTTCCAAGGGCTTTGGCTTCGTCTGCTTCTCGTCACCCGAAGAGGCCACCAAGGCCGTTACGGAGATGAACGGACGTATCGTCGGCTCCAAACCGCTCTATGTGGCTCTTGCTCAGCGCAAAGAGGAGCGCAAAGCCCACCTCACCAACCAGTACATGCAGCGTATAGCAGGCATGAGGGCTATGCCAGCTAACGCCATCATTAATCAGTTCCAGCCCACCAGCGGCTACTTCATGCCAGCCGTGCCACAG GCCCAGAACAGGACGACATACTATGCACCTAATCAGCTGGCCCAAATGCGTCCCAACCCACGATGGCAGCAACAAGGTGGAAGAGGTCAAG GTGGTTTCCAGGGAATCCCCGGCTCACTGCGTCAGCCAGGACCCCGATCCAACCTGAGACACATGACTCCTAGCAACACTCAGGGCCCACGAG CTGCTGGCCAGGCCATGGGTCCTCGTCCCTCGATGGGGGTCCCCGGCCCCCGGGCCATGCCTCCCTACAAATACGCCAGTGGTGTCCGCAACCCCAACCCCCAGGTGGTTCAGCCCATTGCCTTACAACAG GCTCAGCCAGCTGTGCACGTTCAGGGCCAGGAGCCTCTCACAGCCTCCATGCTGGCTGCTGCACCGCCTCAGGAGCAGAAACAGATGCTAG gGGAGCGTCTGTTCCCATTGATTCAGGCCATGCATGCCAACCTGGCTGGAAAGATTACTGGCATGCTGCTGGAGATCGACAACTCTGAATTGCTCCACATGCTGGAGTCTCATGAATCCTTGCGTTCAAAG GTAGAAGAAGCTGTTGCAGTGCTACAGGCCCACCAGGCAAAGAAAGACGCCACCCAGAAAGTGGGCGGCTTGACTACTaccgctgctgctgccacatCCTGA
- the ppie gene encoding LOW QUALITY PROTEIN: peptidyl-prolyl cis-trans isomerase E (The sequence of the model RefSeq protein was modified relative to this genomic sequence to represent the inferred CDS: inserted 1 base in 1 codon), translated as MAANKRVLYVGGLAEEVDEKVLHAAFIPFGDITDIQIPLDYETEKHRGFAFIEFELAEDAAAAIDNMNESELFGRTIRVNIAKPMRIKEGSSRPVWSDDDWLKKFSGKTAEEAEGETAAGETTNTAAQEAEPPAKKGRVNPQVYMDIKIGNKPAGRLRFLLRADIVPMTAENFRCLCTHEXGFGYKGSSFHRIIPQFMCQGGDFTNHNGTGGKSIYGRKFDDENFVLKHTAPGQLSMANSGSNTNGSQFFITTDKTDWLDGKHVVFGEMVEGMDVLRAMEAQGSKDGKPKQKVIISDCGEYV; from the exons ATGGCGGCTAACAAACGAGTGCTGTATGTCG gtGGTCTGGCAGAAGAAGTGGATGAGAAGGTGTtacatgctgcttttattccgTTTGGAGACATCACAGACATCCAGATACCTCTCGACTATGAAACAG AAAAGCACAGAGGATTTGCTTTCATTGAATTTGAGCTGGCAGAG GATGCTGCAGCAGCTATTGATAACATG AATGAGTCTGAACTTTTTGGACGGACTATCCGTGTCAACATTGCCAAGCCCATGAGAATCAAAGAAGGTTCCTCTCGACCAG TGTGGTCGGACGATGACTGGCTGAAGAAGTTCTCGGGAAAGACTGCAGAGGAAGCTGAGGGAGAGACAGCAGCTGGAGAAACTACCAACACTGCAGCACAAGAG GCTGAGCCCCCAGCGAAAAAAGGCAGAGTAAATCCACAGGTCTACATGGACATTAAGATCGGCAACAAGCCGGCAGGAAGACTGCGCTTCCTCCTCCGGGCGGATATAGTTCCCATGACTGCAG AAAACTTCCGCTGCTTGTGCACACATG AGGGTTTTGGCTACAAGGGCAGCAGCTTCCACCGCATCATCCCTCAGTTCATGTGCCAAGGAGGAGACTTCACCAACCACAACGGCACCGGCGGCAAGTCCATCTACGGCCGGAAGTTTGATGATGAAAACTTTGTCCTCAAACACACCGCTCCAG GACAGCTGTCTATGGCCAACTCTGGGTCAAACACTAATGGCTCTCAGTTCTTCATCACCACTGACAAAACAGACTGGCTGGACGGCAAACATGTGGTGTTTGGAGAGATGGTGGAAGGAATGGATGTGCTCCGAGCAATGGAG gCGCAGGGATCAAAAGACGGCAAGCCGAAGCAGAAAGTGATCATCTCCGACTGTGGAGAATATgtgtga
- the LOC110950065 gene encoding LOW QUALITY PROTEIN: gap junction beta-4 protein-like (The sequence of the model RefSeq protein was modified relative to this genomic sequence to represent the inferred CDS: inserted 1 base in 1 codon) has translation MNWAFLQGLLSGVNKYSTAFGRVWLSIVFLFRVMVFVVAAEKVWGDEQKDFKCNTAQPGCHNVCYDHFFPVSHVRLWALQLIFVTCPSLLVVMHVAYREDRERKNKLKYGENCRRLYQNTGKKRGGLWWTYVLTLVFKIGVDATFVYLLYHIYEGYDFPSLVKCEQKPCPNKVDCFIARPTEKRIFTIFMVVTSLACILLSIXEILYLVGKRCRECFTAVHHSRHIDTNTMSSGSNLMESNTMKLAGKNTPETPAPSYSVAIS, from the exons ATGAACTGGGCATTCCTCCAGGGCCTCCTCAGCGGGGTGAACAAGTACTCCACAGCCTTTGGCAGAGTATGGCTCTCTATTGTGTTCCTCTTCAGGGTCATGGTGTTTGTGGTGGCAGCGGAGAAGGTATGGGGAGACGAACAGAAAGACTTCAAATGCAACACGGCTCAACCTGGGTGCCACAACGTCTGCTATGACCACTTCTTCCCAGTCTCCCATGTGCGGCTCTGGGCCTTGCAGCTCATCTTCGTCACCTGCCCCTCACTGCTGGTGGTGATGCATGTAGCCTACAGGGAGGACCGTGAACGGAAAAACAAGCTCAAGTATGGCGAGAACTGCCGCCGTCTCTACCAAAACACTGGCAAGAAGCGAGGAGGCCTGTGGTGGACGTACGTCCTCACTCTGGTCTTTAAAATAGGCGTGGATGCCACCTTTGTCTACCTGCTGTACCACATCTATGAGGGCTATGACTTCCCATCGCTCGTCAAGTGCGAGCAGAAGCCGTGTCCCAACAAGGTGGACTGCTTCATCGCTCGGCCTACTGAGAAGAGGATCTTCACGATCTTCATGGTGGTCACCAGCTTGGCCTGCATCCTCCTCTCCA TTGAAATTCTCTACCTGGTCGGCAAACGCTGCCGCGAATGTTTCACTGCAGTCCATCACTCTCGCCACATCGACACCAACACAATGTCCAGTGGGAGCAACCTGATGGAGTCCAACACTATGAAGCTGGCAGGCAAAAACACCCCGGAAACACCTGCACCCTCATACAGTGTTGCCATATCTTGA
- the gjb3 gene encoding gap junction protein beta 3 encodes MDWKTFQALLSGVNKYSTAFGRVWLSVVFVFRVMVYVVAAERVWGDEQKDFDCNTKQPGCANVCYDYFFPISHIRLWALQLIFVTCPSFMVVMHVAYRDDRERKHKAKHGDSSKLYNNTGKKHGGLWWTYLISLFVKTGIEVSFLYILHRVYDSFYLPRLVKCEVAPCPNQVDCYIGHPTEKKVFTYFMVGASALCIVLNICEIIYLISKRIVRCANKINRRNRNIPMHREGYNDDPFNSCKLPVSRQDLKDKPPSFETANKSSYRPSALKLDGKIRASAPNLSTTS; translated from the coding sequence ATGGACTGGAAGACCTTCCAAGCTCTCCTCAGTGGGGTGAACAAATACTCCACAGCATTCGGGCGAGTATGGCtgtctgtggtgtttgtgttcagggtgatggtGTACGTGGTGGCAGCAGAGAGAGTCTGGGGAGACGAGCAGAAGGACTTTGACTGCAACACCAAGCAGCCCGGCTGTGCCAACGTCTGCTACGACTACTTCTTCCCCATCTCCCACATCCGCCTGTGGGCCCTGCAGCTCATCTTCGTCACGTGCCCGTCCTTCATGGTGGTCATGCACGTGGCGTACCGTGATGACCGCGAGCGCAAGCACAAGGCCAAGCACGGTGACAGCAGCAAGCTGTACAACAACACGGGAAAGAAACACGGTGGCCTGTGGTGGACCTACTTGATCAGCCTCTTCGTCAAGACAGGCATCGAGGTCTCCTTCCTCTACATCCTCCACCGAGTCTACGACAGCTTCTACCTGCCAAGGCTGGTCAAGTGTGAGGTGGCTCCGTGTCCCAACCAGGTGGACTGCTACATTGGTCACCCCACTGAGAAGAAGGTGTTCACATACTTCATGGTAGGAGCCTCGGCCCTCTGCATTGTCCTCAACATATGCGAGATCATCTATCTCATCTCCAAGCGTATCGTACGGTGTGCAAACAAGATCAACAGGCGCAACCGCAACATTCCCATGCATCGGGAAGGCTACAATGACGACCCGTTTAACAGCTGTAAGCTGCCTGTCTCAAGGCAGGACCTGAAGGACAAGCCTCCATCCTTCGAGACAGCAAACAAATCTTCCTACAGGCCGTCTGCACTCAAGCTTGATGGCAAGATACGAGCCTCCGCTCCTAACCTGTCCACAACTTCATGA
- the hmgcl gene encoding hydroxymethylglutaryl-CoA lyase, mitochondrial, with protein sequence MAAVMRLVKRSTLSSVMGQHYLAFSSSAKLTAAGVNTGQALPEKVKIVEVGPRDGLQNEKAIVPTEAKINLIDMLSECGLSVIEATSFVSPKWVPQMADQVEVMKGISRKPGVSYPVLTPNLKGFQAAVKAGASEVAIFGAASELFSRKNINCSVDESLQRFDEVMKAAKEAGVPVRGYVSCVVGCPYEGKVAPEKVAHVAKRLYSMGCYEISLGDTIGVGTPGSMTTMLEAVSKEVPISALAVHCHDTYGQALANILVALQMGISVVDSSVAGLGGCPYAQGASGNVATEDVVYMLHGLGIQTGVDLSKLMDAGAFICRTLNRKTSSKVAQATCKL encoded by the exons ATGGCGGCAGTTATGAGGCTGGTCAAGAGAAGCACTTTAAGTTCAGTGATGGGGCAGCACTACCTGGCTTTCAGCTCCTCAGCGAAGCTCACAGCG gctGGTGTCAATACAGGGCAGGCTCTTCCAGAAAAGGTGAAAATAGTGGAGGTGGGACCCAGAGATGGACTCCAAAATGAGAAG gctATTGTTCCAACGGAGGCAAAGATTAATCTGATTGACATGTTATCAGAGTGTGGGTTGTCTGTTATTGAAGCCACCAGCTTTGTTTCCCCAAAATGGGTTCCACAG ATGGCGGATCAGGTGGAGGTGATGAAGGGCATCAGTAGGAAACCTGGAGTGTCTTATCCAGTCCTCACCCCTAATCTCAAGGGTTTCCAGGCTGCT gtgaaggcaggagcTTCAGAGGTAGCCATATTTGGTGCTGCATCTGAGCTGTTCAGTAGGAAGAACATAAACTGCTCAGTGGATGAGAGTTTACAGCGCTTTGACGAGGTCATGAAAGCAGCGAAGGAGGCTGGTGTGCCAGTTAGAGG TTACGTCTCGTGTGTCGTTGGATGCCCATATGAAGGCAAAGTGGCACCTGAGAAAGTTGCTCAT GTAGCCAAGCGTCTGTATTCTATGGGCTGCTATGAGATCTCTCTGGGTGACACCATCGGAGTGGGGACTCCAGGCAGTATGACTACAATGCTGGAGGCAGTGAGCAAAGAGGTGCCAATCAGTGCGTTGGCAGTGCACTGCCATGACACCTACGGTCAGGCTCTGGCCAACATCCTTGTAGCTTTACAG atgGGAATCAGTGTGGTAGACTCATCAGTAGCTGGACTGGGCGGCTGTCCGTATGCACAGGGGGCTTCTGGGAACGTTGCAACTGAAGATGTAGTTTATATGCTGCATGGACTTGGGATTCAAACA GGAGTGGACCTCTCAAAGCTGATGGATGCTGGAGCTTTCATCTGCCGAACCCTCAACAGAAAGACCAGCTCTAAAGTAGCACAAGCCACCTGCAAGCTGTAG
- the zbtb8a gene encoding zinc finger and BTB domain-containing protein 8A isoform X1, with protein sequence MDMVADLGASRLYRAPGESSHQQPQRWFNTADITVAHQSNLLKQLNHQRRQELFCDCSVLVEGQLFRAHRNVLFASSGYFRMLLSQGPDGLPDSVSATFDVFSPETFTVILDFIYSGQLDLSSHNVIEVMSAASYLQMNNVINYCKNFIKSSLDISVKDEESERCLSLSETCSFTSGAGEDASEQQQQGPCSVSPPPALWTRDNSRSQSSFMGKDPDQDASALAIKTDPSSPANELSAEPEDLHDPQDPLYTLPGSERRRGKGGTKRRAPNSSRSNQHDDLDIQEARTQKAEKAEELYATLPPIVGVIGHFNKDSNPIMRFKCPFCTHTVKRKADLKRHLRCHTGERPYPCQACNKRFTRLEHLRSHFETIHQARKLVCRKCKCQVTEETGHVVCEGTRRYRMCTACIQEVGCDDIPIDGLEGTNEEPALLLGVDGEEESDTKRSWMVTDDDDLAEDSGADLIIQQVDDSDEELQ encoded by the exons CCA GCAGCCCCAGAGGTGGTTCAACACGGCCGACATCACAGTGGCTCACCAAAGCAACCTGCTGAAGCAGCTCAACCACCAGCGCCGCCAGGAGCTCTTCTGTGACTGCAGTGTGCTGGTGGAGGGCCAGCTCTTCAGGGCCCACCGCAACGTCCTGTTCGCCAGCAGCGGTTACTTCCGCATGCTGCTGTCCCAGGGGCCTGACGGGCTCCCTGACTCCGTCAGTGCCACCTTCGACGTCTTCAGCCCAGAGACCTTCACCGTCATCCTGGATTTCATCTACTCCGGCCAGCTGGATCTCTCCAGTCACAATGTGATTGAGGTCATGTCTGCTGCCAGCTACTTGCAGATGAACAATGTCATCAACTACTGCAAAAACTTCATCAAATCCTCCCTGGACATCAGTGTGAAAGATGAAGAGAGCGAGCGCTGCCTCAGCTTGTCTGAGACCTGCAGCTTCACCAGTGGAGCTGGAGAAGATgcttcagagcagcagcagcagggcccCTGTTCTGTCAGTCCACCACCTGCTCTGTGGACCAGGGACAACTCCAGATCCCAGTCCAGCTTCATGGGGAAAGACCCAGACCAGGATGCTTCGGCCTTAGCAATAAAGACTGATCCGAGCAGCCCTGCTAATGAGCTCAGTGCAGAGCCAGAGGACCTGCACGACCCTCAGGACCCTCTGTATACCCTCCCTGGGTCAGAGCGCCGGCGTGGAAAAGGGGGGACCAAGAGGAGAGCACCCAACAGCAGTCGCTCCAACCAGCATGACGATTTGGACATTCAGGAGGCGAGGACACAAAAGGCTGAAAAAGCAGAGGAGCTGTACGCCACTCTTCCACCGATTGTGGGTGTCATCGGGCACTTTAATAAAG ATTCCAACCCTATCATGCGCTTCAAATGTCCCTTTTGTACACACACGGTGAAGAGGAAGGCGGACCTGAAGCGACACCTGCGCTGtcacactggggagagaccgTATCCATGTCAGGCCTGCAATAAGCGCTTCACTCGCCTGGAGCACCTCCGTAGCCATTTTGAGACG ATCCATCAGGCCAGGAAGCTGGTGTGCAGGAAGTGCAAGTGTCAGGTGACGGAGGAGACGGGTCACGTGGTGTGTGAAGGGACACGGCGCTACCGCATGTGCACGGCCTGCATCCAAGAGGTGGGCTGCGACGACATCCCCATAGACGGTCTGGAGGGAACCAATGAGGAGCCGGCGCTGCTGCTGGGTGTGGACGGGGAGGAGGAGAGCGACACCAAGAGGAGCTGGATGGTGACCGATGACGATGACCTGGCCGAAGACTCGGGGGCCGACCTCATCATCCAGCAGGTGGACGACAGCGATGAGGAGCTGCAGTGA
- the zbtb8a gene encoding zinc finger and BTB domain-containing protein 8A isoform X2 — MLLSQGPDGLPDSVSATFDVFSPETFTVILDFIYSGQLDLSSHNVIEVMSAASYLQMNNVINYCKNFIKSSLDISVKDEESERCLSLSETCSFTSGAGEDASEQQQQGPCSVSPPPALWTRDNSRSQSSFMGKDPDQDASALAIKTDPSSPANELSAEPEDLHDPQDPLYTLPGSERRRGKGGTKRRAPNSSRSNQHDDLDIQEARTQKAEKAEELYATLPPIVGVIGHFNKDSNPIMRFKCPFCTHTVKRKADLKRHLRCHTGERPYPCQACNKRFTRLEHLRSHFETIHQARKLVCRKCKCQVTEETGHVVCEGTRRYRMCTACIQEVGCDDIPIDGLEGTNEEPALLLGVDGEEESDTKRSWMVTDDDDLAEDSGADLIIQQVDDSDEELQ, encoded by the exons ATGCTGCTGTCCCAGGGGCCTGACGGGCTCCCTGACTCCGTCAGTGCCACCTTCGACGTCTTCAGCCCAGAGACCTTCACCGTCATCCTGGATTTCATCTACTCCGGCCAGCTGGATCTCTCCAGTCACAATGTGATTGAGGTCATGTCTGCTGCCAGCTACTTGCAGATGAACAATGTCATCAACTACTGCAAAAACTTCATCAAATCCTCCCTGGACATCAGTGTGAAAGATGAAGAGAGCGAGCGCTGCCTCAGCTTGTCTGAGACCTGCAGCTTCACCAGTGGAGCTGGAGAAGATgcttcagagcagcagcagcagggcccCTGTTCTGTCAGTCCACCACCTGCTCTGTGGACCAGGGACAACTCCAGATCCCAGTCCAGCTTCATGGGGAAAGACCCAGACCAGGATGCTTCGGCCTTAGCAATAAAGACTGATCCGAGCAGCCCTGCTAATGAGCTCAGTGCAGAGCCAGAGGACCTGCACGACCCTCAGGACCCTCTGTATACCCTCCCTGGGTCAGAGCGCCGGCGTGGAAAAGGGGGGACCAAGAGGAGAGCACCCAACAGCAGTCGCTCCAACCAGCATGACGATTTGGACATTCAGGAGGCGAGGACACAAAAGGCTGAAAAAGCAGAGGAGCTGTACGCCACTCTTCCACCGATTGTGGGTGTCATCGGGCACTTTAATAAAG ATTCCAACCCTATCATGCGCTTCAAATGTCCCTTTTGTACACACACGGTGAAGAGGAAGGCGGACCTGAAGCGACACCTGCGCTGtcacactggggagagaccgTATCCATGTCAGGCCTGCAATAAGCGCTTCACTCGCCTGGAGCACCTCCGTAGCCATTTTGAGACG ATCCATCAGGCCAGGAAGCTGGTGTGCAGGAAGTGCAAGTGTCAGGTGACGGAGGAGACGGGTCACGTGGTGTGTGAAGGGACACGGCGCTACCGCATGTGCACGGCCTGCATCCAAGAGGTGGGCTGCGACGACATCCCCATAGACGGTCTGGAGGGAACCAATGAGGAGCCGGCGCTGCTGCTGGGTGTGGACGGGGAGGAGGAGAGCGACACCAAGAGGAGCTGGATGGTGACCGATGACGATGACCTGGCCGAAGACTCGGGGGCCGACCTCATCATCCAGCAGGTGGACGACAGCGATGAGGAGCTGCAGTGA